TATGCCCTACGGCGGCGTCAAGCTCAGTGGCCTCGGCCGTGAGGGCATCCGCTGGGCTATAGAGGAAATGACTGAACCTCGCCTCTTGGTCATCCGGACCCCATAGTCATACGCCCTGTGCTCCCCGCGTCCCCCGTGGTCAATATCCGGTACACAGAACCACGGTGGACACGAGAAGCACGGAAAAGGAAGGAGAACGGCCATGCTACTCGGCGCGCACATGTCGATCGCGGGCGGTCTGCACAAGGCGCTCGAGCGCGGGAAATCCGTCGGCTGCGACATCGTCCAGATCTTCGTGAAGAGCTCGAACCAGTGGAAGGCCAAGCCGCTCACCGACGAGGACATTCGCCTGTTCAGCGACGCGAAGAAAGCGACAGGGATCTCCATCGTCGTCGGCCATACGAGCTACTTGATCAACGTCGCCTCGCCCGACCCGCTCACGTACAGGAAGTCGCTCGAAGCGCTCCGCCTCGAGCTCGAGCGCGCCGAGGCCCTCGGCATCCCCTTCCTCGTCCTGCATCCCGGCTCGCACATGGGCGAGGGCGAGCAGGCGGGCCTGAACACGATCGCCGAATCGCTCGACAAGGTCCACGCCGGCCTGCCCGGCCTGCGGGTGAAGATCGCCCTCGAGATCACCGCCGGCCAGGGCACCAACCTCGGCTTCCGCTTCGAGCACCTTGCACAGATCATCGGCTCGGTCAGAGAACCCGAGCGCCTCGCCGTCTGCTTCGATACCTGCCACGCCTTCGCCGCCGGCTACGACATCCGCACCAAGAAGGCCTACACGGCCACCATGCAGCAGTTCGACGAGATCCTCGGCCTCGACCGTCTCGCCGTCATCCACCTCAACGACGCCAAGAAAGAGCTCGCCAGCCGCATCGATCGCCACGAGCACATCGGCAAAGGCCACATCGGCCTCGACGGCTTCCGCTGGCTGCTCAACGACAAACGCCTTCAGAAGATCCCCATGTCACTCGAGACCCATAAAGGCAAAGACCTCAAGGAAGACATCGAGAACCTCGCCACCCTTCGAAGCCTCATCAAGCGCAGGTAGCGCCCCCGCCCCCCGTCGAGCCCGGGGCGCCCATCCGTCCGATCTGCCTGACCCGCCCTGCCCCCGCACCGCCTCAGGATAAAATGAAACGGCAGGGACTGAGCGTCCCCGCCGCTTCGTTTTCTAGCGTATGACGA
This window of the Verrucomicrobiota bacterium genome carries:
- a CDS encoding deoxyribonuclease IV; this translates as MLLGAHMSIAGGLHKALERGKSVGCDIVQIFVKSSNQWKAKPLTDEDIRLFSDAKKATGISIVVGHTSYLINVASPDPLTYRKSLEALRLELERAEALGIPFLVLHPGSHMGEGEQAGLNTIAESLDKVHAGLPGLRVKIALEITAGQGTNLGFRFEHLAQIIGSVREPERLAVCFDTCHAFAAGYDIRTKKAYTATMQQFDEILGLDRLAVIHLNDAKKELASRIDRHEHIGKGHIGLDGFRWLLNDKRLQKIPMSLETHKGKDLKEDIENLATLRSLIKRR